The following proteins come from a genomic window of Alicyclobacillus dauci:
- a CDS encoding IclR family transcriptional regulator yields MDGSGDSSEKNQVLSKIVQIMDYVVHMDSSKFSMQQMSQDLQIPRGTLYRLIDALVEERLLIRQQKGFHIGLKVFEWTVELLNQPDVVGLAHPFLQSLALESGLTASLYLRMNEYRVCLDRVESAATLRPTVRIGEALPLHVGAPGLVLLAWLPAEQRQLYLAQSRAQFPHYEQHADDSMFSRVRQQGWALSLGERDEHMASLSAPVFSATGDVAAAIALSGIRHQFRAETHIDNWREMLVTTTVNISRLLGSQN; encoded by the coding sequence GTGGATGGATCGGGTGATAGCTCAGAAAAAAACCAGGTGCTCAGCAAGATTGTCCAAATAATGGACTACGTCGTTCATATGGATTCAAGCAAATTTTCGATGCAACAAATGTCTCAGGACTTGCAGATTCCGCGGGGTACACTTTACCGACTGATCGACGCCTTGGTCGAGGAACGGTTGCTCATTCGCCAGCAGAAGGGGTTCCATATCGGCTTGAAGGTGTTTGAGTGGACGGTTGAACTCTTGAACCAGCCTGATGTAGTGGGATTGGCTCATCCGTTCTTACAATCGCTGGCGCTCGAGAGTGGCCTGACGGCATCTCTGTATCTGCGAATGAATGAGTATCGCGTGTGTCTGGATCGTGTGGAAAGCGCAGCGACCCTTCGACCGACCGTTCGGATCGGAGAAGCATTGCCACTGCATGTGGGTGCACCGGGCCTTGTCTTGTTGGCGTGGCTACCTGCAGAACAAAGGCAACTATATCTGGCTCAGTCGCGCGCGCAATTTCCTCACTACGAACAACACGCGGACGACTCGATGTTTTCGCGTGTCAGGCAGCAAGGGTGGGCGTTGAGCCTAGGCGAACGCGACGAGCACATGGCGTCCCTGAGCGCACCAGTATTCAGTGCGACTGGTGACGTTGCTGCCGCTATAGCGCTGTCCGGAATACGCCACCAGTTTCGTGCTGAGACACACATCGATAACTGGCGAGAAATGCTGGTGACCACCACAGTAAACATCTCAAGGCTATTGGGCAGTCAGAATTAA
- a CDS encoding CaiB/BaiF CoA transferase family protein, translating into MSAESQFSRPLEGIRVLELGSVVAGPFASRLLADFGAEVIKIEPKSGDPLRTWGRMSPNGWSWWWYSQARNKKLMVVDLHKQEGQDIVRELISKSDALIENFRPGTMAKWKLGYEDAKRINPGIVYTSISGYGQTGPYSTRPGFGNIAESMSGMRYVTGFPDHPPVRVGFSIGDEITALYAVIGTLMSLLRRERAQDRQGDFIDVGLTEAVFSLTEASLTEYLHEGVVQQRSGNQLARSAPSNIYATKDDRWIAIGANTDKIFPRLLGAMNRLDLQSDSRFQGNQARVKHAHELDEIISAWTQQFSLSEVNQILSDHDVPAGPVMSVADIANDPQYQHREMACRMPMVKLAQNRSCAWSKSCLQLA; encoded by the coding sequence ATGTCAGCAGAGAGTCAGTTCAGCAGACCATTAGAAGGCATTCGCGTGCTTGAACTAGGTTCGGTTGTTGCAGGACCTTTCGCGAGTCGGTTACTGGCCGACTTTGGAGCGGAGGTGATCAAGATCGAGCCAAAGTCGGGTGACCCACTTCGCACGTGGGGACGGATGTCTCCTAACGGATGGTCGTGGTGGTGGTACTCGCAAGCTCGAAATAAGAAATTGATGGTCGTGGACTTGCACAAACAGGAAGGGCAAGACATTGTGCGCGAACTGATAAGCAAATCGGATGCGCTCATCGAAAACTTCCGACCTGGAACCATGGCCAAATGGAAACTCGGCTATGAAGACGCCAAACGAATCAACCCCGGCATCGTTTACACCAGTATTTCAGGTTATGGGCAGACAGGGCCGTACAGCACCCGTCCTGGGTTTGGCAATATTGCCGAATCGATGAGCGGGATGCGCTATGTGACGGGGTTCCCGGATCATCCACCGGTGCGGGTTGGTTTTTCCATCGGCGACGAGATCACGGCTTTATACGCCGTCATTGGAACCCTCATGAGTCTCTTGCGGAGGGAACGGGCGCAGGATCGACAAGGGGATTTTATCGATGTCGGCTTGACGGAGGCTGTGTTCAGTCTGACGGAAGCCAGTTTGACCGAGTACCTGCACGAAGGAGTCGTCCAGCAGCGAAGCGGGAACCAACTGGCGCGCTCTGCGCCGTCCAACATTTATGCGACGAAGGACGATCGGTGGATCGCAATCGGCGCGAACACAGACAAAATCTTTCCTCGTCTGCTCGGCGCCATGAACCGTCTCGATTTACAAAGCGACTCTCGATTTCAAGGGAATCAGGCTCGCGTGAAACACGCACATGAACTGGATGAAATCATCTCCGCCTGGACCCAGCAATTTTCTCTCTCTGAAGTCAACCAAATTTTGAGCGATCACGATGTCCCAGCCGGACCCGTCATGAGTGTGGCAGACATCGCTAATGATCCCCAGTATCAGCACCGCGAGATGGCTTGCAGGATGCCCATGGTGAAATTAGCACAGAACAGAAGCTGCGCCTGGTCCAAGAGTTGTTTGCAGCTGGCGTAG
- a CDS encoding hydroxymethylglutaryl-CoA lyase, with the protein MQDAHGEISTEQKLRLVQELFAAGVAQVEATSFVSPKWIPKLADAEALMKELTDKSDTIGLVPNFKGYQRAEAAGVSAVTFVVSASPRHQQDNLRMSLERSLDELQRIGEAARNSGIEVRGAISCSFGSPYEEEIITPHQVASIAKQLATLGASEISLADTVGVGTPEVVSAVLDHVRRELPNTSLALHLHDRYGLALGNIVIALERGVTTFETALGGLGGCPFAPDAPGNLNTETFVGWMQRMGIETGVDLTALAAIRSWLLDQLEVSQS; encoded by the coding sequence TTGCAGGATGCCCATGGTGAAATTAGCACAGAACAGAAGCTGCGCCTGGTCCAAGAGTTGTTTGCAGCTGGCGTAGCCCAAGTGGAGGCGACATCGTTCGTTTCCCCCAAGTGGATTCCCAAGCTCGCGGATGCAGAGGCTCTGATGAAGGAACTGACGGATAAGTCTGACACCATCGGGCTGGTGCCGAACTTCAAAGGATACCAGCGCGCTGAAGCGGCGGGTGTCAGCGCCGTAACGTTTGTCGTCTCCGCGAGCCCGCGACACCAGCAGGATAACTTGCGCATGTCGCTGGAACGTTCTCTCGATGAACTGCAACGTATAGGAGAGGCCGCCCGCAATAGTGGAATTGAAGTGCGCGGCGCCATTTCCTGCAGCTTCGGCTCACCGTACGAGGAGGAAATCATCACACCCCACCAAGTGGCGTCCATCGCGAAACAACTGGCGACGCTCGGGGCCAGTGAGATTAGCCTGGCTGACACAGTCGGCGTAGGGACGCCTGAAGTAGTCAGCGCCGTCCTCGATCACGTCCGCCGCGAGTTACCGAACACTTCCTTGGCACTGCACCTTCATGACAGGTACGGTCTCGCGCTCGGCAACATCGTGATCGCCTTGGAACGAGGAGTCACGACATTTGAGACGGCACTTGGCGGTTTGGGCGGTTGTCCGTTCGCTCCAGATGCCCCTGGCAACCTCAACACGGAAACGTTTGTCGGTTGGATGCAACGCATGGGAATTGAAACTGGCGTCGATCTCACAGCCCTAGCCGCCATTCGTAGTTGGCTGCTGGATCAACTGGAAGTTTCTCAGTCCTAA
- a CDS encoding MFS transporter — MSDIAIAARLNQMPIGSLHRKVTAIVGVSLFFELFDVYLAGVLGSVLGKQFHVSSAILPLLLGSAFLGMFLGAIFLNGLADKIGRRKALMFVLSVYSIFTFIGAFSPNVGFLIVFRFLAGLGIGGLPPLTDTYLSELLPSENRGRMMAWAYTLQFCSTPVEGFLARTVVLTHH, encoded by the coding sequence ATGTCGGACATCGCCATTGCTGCACGGCTGAACCAAATGCCCATCGGCAGCTTGCACCGCAAAGTGACTGCCATTGTGGGCGTCAGTCTGTTCTTTGAGCTTTTCGACGTCTATTTGGCTGGCGTGCTGGGCTCAGTGCTGGGAAAACAATTTCACGTGAGCAGTGCAATCCTTCCTCTCTTACTCGGTTCGGCATTTTTAGGTATGTTTCTCGGTGCAATTTTTTTGAACGGACTGGCGGATAAGATCGGTCGTCGGAAAGCCCTCATGTTTGTATTGTCCGTTTATTCAATTTTCACGTTTATCGGAGCATTTAGCCCGAATGTAGGTTTTCTAATCGTCTTTCGGTTTCTAGCTGGATTGGGCATTGGTGGTCTACCACCGCTGACTGATACGTACCTGAGTGAGTTGTTGCCATCCGAAAACCGCGGTCGAATGATGGCATGGGCATACACGCTCCAATTTTGCTCGACACCAGTGGAAGGCTTTTTGGCCCGAACTGTTGTCCTTACCCATCATTGA
- a CDS encoding MFS transporter — protein MSLPIIERVQRKWLIVGAAFFMAVFGILFGMANSPALIIVFGFLYTLVSNIFSNSYHIFQAEIYPTSIRATAAGSAYSLSRLMSGLMPFILLPVLKLHGATMMFTVVALAMVIIMIDIGAFGPRTSGRSLEEVNESMLHGQSNGTGQTFQS, from the coding sequence TTGTCCTTACCCATCATTGAACGGGTACAGCGCAAATGGTTGATTGTTGGCGCAGCCTTCTTCATGGCCGTGTTTGGCATCCTCTTTGGTATGGCCAACAGCCCAGCGCTGATCATTGTGTTCGGATTTTTGTACACGCTGGTTAGCAATATATTCTCTAACTCCTATCACATCTTTCAGGCTGAGATCTATCCGACGTCTATTCGGGCAACTGCTGCAGGTTCGGCCTACAGTCTCAGCCGTCTCATGAGTGGTTTAATGCCGTTTATTCTCTTGCCAGTGCTAAAGCTTCACGGCGCGACAATGATGTTCACCGTTGTGGCTCTCGCTATGGTCATCATCATGATCGACATCGGTGCGTTTGGCCCCCGCACGTCTGGTAGATCGCTCGAGGAAGTCAACGAGTCAATGTTGCACGGACAGTCGAACGGTACGGGGCAGACTTTCCAGTCCTAA